Proteins encoded by one window of Dietzia sp. B32:
- a CDS encoding alpha/beta hydrolase, with amino-acid sequence MPTSSPDPDASAGTDPQWTPDLLGPSYRRRELPLGDDPDGEGEIVATLVRHEDAPSDPTAVVLVVHGLSDYFFHTHLAEFLASRGIATFGIDLRKCGRSRRDGVTPHFTTDLERYDDELDRALEVIVSEHPRTPVLVAAHSTGGLVVPLWLGRRRDRGALPPVVGVILNSPWFQLDVPERARPVLDPVIRTLGSVRPFYRLPLPTSDRYVISTHVDHDGEYHFDTTLKPPGGVGVRAGWLAAVRRAQKRLQAGVDLPLPVLLLRSTASSIGSRPRGSALDVDTDLILDVRSMQRFADRVSDDVTDVPVAGARHDVFLSRADVLEVVFDHLGHWLDQILSSHIKES; translated from the coding sequence GTGCCGACGTCCTCTCCCGATCCCGACGCCTCCGCCGGAACCGACCCGCAGTGGACCCCGGACCTGCTGGGGCCGTCGTACCGGCGGCGCGAACTGCCGCTCGGCGACGATCCCGACGGTGAGGGCGAGATCGTCGCGACCCTGGTCCGCCACGAGGACGCGCCGTCGGACCCCACCGCAGTGGTGCTCGTCGTCCACGGCCTGTCCGACTACTTCTTCCACACCCACCTCGCCGAGTTCCTCGCGTCGCGCGGTATCGCGACGTTTGGGATAGACCTGCGCAAATGCGGCCGTTCGCGGCGGGACGGCGTAACACCGCACTTCACGACCGACCTGGAGCGTTACGACGACGAGTTGGACCGGGCGCTCGAGGTGATCGTCTCCGAGCACCCGCGCACGCCGGTGCTCGTGGCCGCCCACTCCACCGGGGGGTTGGTGGTGCCGCTGTGGCTGGGCAGGCGGCGCGACAGGGGCGCCCTGCCCCCCGTCGTGGGGGTGATCCTGAACTCGCCGTGGTTCCAGCTCGACGTCCCGGAGCGCGCCCGGCCCGTGCTCGACCCGGTCATCCGCACGCTCGGATCCGTCCGGCCCTTCTACCGCCTCCCGCTGCCCACGTCGGACCGGTACGTCATCAGCACGCACGTGGACCACGACGGTGAATACCACTTCGACACCACCCTCAAACCCCCCGGCGGTGTCGGCGTCCGGGCGGGGTGGCTCGCAGCGGTCCGACGTGCACAGAAGCGTCTGCAGGCCGGCGTCGATCTGCCGCTGCCGGTCCTCCTGCTCCGCTCCACCGCGTCGTCGATCGGGTCCCGGCCCCGCGGCTCCGCGCTCGATGTGGACACCGACCTGATCCTCGACGTCCGATCGATGCAGCGTTTCGCCGACCGGGTCTCCGACGACGTCACCGACGTCCCCGTCGCCGGTGCCCGGCACGACGTCTTCCTGTCCCGCGCCGACGTCCTCGAGGTGGTTTTCGACCACCTCGGGCACTGGCTGGACCAGATCCTGTCCTCACACATCAAGGAGTCCTGA
- a CDS encoding peroxide stress protein YaaA, with product MRILLSPSETKSIGGAGEPLELATLSLPSLNETRRTVADALVTMCTDDPGGARAVLGLSEKLAGEVQLDAQLWTSPTAPALTRYTGVLYDALDEGSMTGATRARAESRLWIGSALFGLVAADDPIPHYRLSAGTRLPGLGTLRAAWRPVLTAATARWEEDLVVDLRSGGYHHLGPVPGAVTVDVVTEYPDGSRKVVSHFSKHHKGLLARTLATSRAEMADLPSLLRVARRAGHTVEHTSQNGLTMVTTP from the coding sequence GTGCGCATCCTCCTCTCGCCCTCCGAGACCAAGTCCATCGGCGGCGCGGGTGAGCCCCTCGAACTGGCCACCCTCTCGCTGCCGTCGTTGAACGAAACCCGCCGGACGGTGGCGGATGCGCTGGTGACGATGTGTACCGACGACCCCGGGGGCGCGCGTGCGGTACTGGGTCTGAGCGAGAAGCTCGCCGGGGAGGTCCAGCTGGACGCGCAGTTGTGGACCTCCCCCACCGCGCCGGCCCTCACCCGGTACACGGGCGTGCTCTACGACGCTCTGGACGAGGGGTCGATGACCGGCGCGACCCGGGCGCGCGCGGAGTCCCGACTGTGGATCGGGTCCGCGCTGTTCGGGCTCGTCGCCGCCGATGACCCGATCCCCCATTACCGGCTGTCGGCCGGGACGCGACTGCCGGGCCTGGGCACGCTGCGGGCAGCGTGGAGGCCCGTCCTGACCGCCGCCACCGCCCGCTGGGAGGAGGACCTGGTGGTGGACCTGCGTTCCGGTGGGTACCACCACCTGGGCCCGGTTCCGGGCGCGGTGACGGTCGATGTGGTCACCGAGTACCCGGACGGCAGCCGCAAGGTGGTGTCCCACTTCTCCAAGCACCACAAGGGTCTGCTCGCCCGGACCCTCGCGACCTCCCGCGCCGAGATGGCTGATCTGCCGTCACTGCTCCGGGTGGCCCGCAGGGCCGGTCATACGGTCGAGCACACCTCTCAGAACGGCCTGACCATGGTCACGACGCCCTGA
- the map gene encoding type I methionyl aminopeptidase, which translates to MTTSTRQPLVPGEPTPIRTVPESIPRPEYAWRDSVDEANGEPWIQPADVIDAMRVASRLAADALVLAGEAVAPGVTTDEIDRVVHEFLCDNGAYPSTLGYKAFPKSSCVSLNEVICHGIPDTTVIRDGDIVNVDVTAFIHGVHGDTNATFLAGDVSEEARLLVERTREAMNRGIKAIRPGREVNVIGRVIESYARRFDYTVVREFTGHGVGPTFHNGLVVLHYDEPSRTEVLEPGMTLTVEPMISLGGPGFDVWDDDWTVTTADKAWTAQFEHTVVVTEDGYEILTLPSGS; encoded by the coding sequence ATGACCACCTCCACCCGCCAGCCGCTCGTCCCCGGTGAACCCACCCCGATCCGGACAGTTCCGGAATCGATCCCCCGGCCGGAGTACGCGTGGCGTGACAGCGTCGACGAGGCCAACGGTGAGCCGTGGATCCAGCCCGCGGACGTCATCGACGCCATGCGGGTGGCCTCCCGGCTCGCCGCGGATGCACTCGTGCTCGCCGGGGAGGCGGTCGCCCCCGGTGTGACGACCGATGAGATCGACAGGGTCGTCCACGAATTCCTGTGCGACAACGGTGCCTACCCGTCGACCCTGGGCTACAAGGCGTTCCCCAAGTCCAGTTGCGTCTCCCTCAACGAGGTGATCTGTCACGGCATCCCCGACACCACGGTGATCCGGGACGGTGACATCGTCAACGTCGACGTCACCGCGTTCATCCACGGCGTCCACGGCGATACCAATGCCACGTTCCTCGCCGGGGACGTCAGCGAGGAGGCCCGGCTGTTGGTGGAGCGCACCAGGGAGGCGATGAACCGGGGGATCAAGGCCATCCGGCCCGGCCGGGAGGTCAACGTCATCGGTCGGGTCATCGAATCCTATGCCCGGCGCTTCGACTACACGGTCGTGCGGGAGTTCACCGGCCACGGTGTCGGTCCGACCTTCCACAACGGGCTCGTCGTCCTGCATTACGACGAGCCGTCCCGGACCGAGGTCCTCGAGCCCGGTATGACGCTGACCGTCGAGCCGATGATCTCCCTCGGCGGACCGGGTTTCGACGTCTGGGACGACGACTGGACCGTCACCACCGCGGACAAGGCGTGGACCGCCCAGTTCGAGCACACCGTCGTCGTCACCGAGGACGGGTACGAGATCCTCACCCTGCCGTCCGGGTCCTGA
- the cobA gene encoding uroporphyrinogen-III C-methyltransferase, translated as MIRPVNPYPVGLDLEGRRVVVIGGGSVAQRRVPVLLEAGAVVHLVSPDVTPTLQGLVDAGRIWWEPREYESGDLEGAWYVVAATKDSLVNARVAAEAEQNRTFCVRADAVTSGSAVTPAVVRRGEMLVAVLTGDRARTAEARDVVARALSDAGAEAPEVDEALRGTVALVGGGPGADDLMTVRGRRLLARADVVVADRLAPQRPLAELRADVEIVDAAKIPYGRAMAQDAINDVLVDRARAGKFVVRLKGGDPFLYGRGYEEAQACAEAGVPCTVVPGVSSALAVPALAGIPVTNRGMTHELTVVSGHLPPGHPGSLIDWDALARMRGTLVVLMGVKNSPAIAESLMAGGRSPGTPAAVVVDGSLDGQSTHRCTLGSLAETLATHDVRPPAIVVVGAVAGLPQYITEG; from the coding sequence ATGATCCGGCCTGTGAATCCGTACCCCGTCGGCCTGGACCTCGAAGGTCGACGCGTCGTGGTCATCGGCGGAGGGTCTGTCGCGCAACGTCGCGTCCCCGTCTTGCTCGAGGCGGGCGCGGTGGTGCACCTGGTTAGCCCGGACGTCACACCGACGCTGCAGGGGCTGGTGGACGCCGGACGCATCTGGTGGGAGCCCCGCGAGTACGAATCCGGGGACCTCGAAGGTGCCTGGTATGTGGTCGCTGCGACCAAGGACTCGCTGGTCAATGCCCGTGTCGCGGCGGAGGCCGAGCAGAACCGCACCTTCTGCGTCCGGGCTGATGCCGTGACGTCGGGTTCCGCGGTGACCCCGGCGGTGGTCCGTCGGGGCGAGATGTTGGTCGCGGTGCTCACCGGCGACCGCGCGCGTACCGCCGAGGCCCGGGACGTGGTCGCGCGGGCCCTCAGCGACGCGGGGGCGGAGGCACCCGAGGTCGACGAGGCGCTCCGGGGCACGGTCGCGTTGGTCGGCGGCGGGCCGGGGGCCGACGATCTCATGACGGTGCGTGGTCGTCGACTGCTCGCCCGCGCCGACGTTGTCGTGGCCGACCGTCTCGCCCCCCAGCGCCCGCTGGCCGAGCTGCGGGCGGATGTCGAGATCGTCGACGCCGCCAAGATCCCCTACGGGCGGGCCATGGCACAGGACGCGATCAACGACGTGCTGGTGGACCGTGCGCGGGCGGGCAAGTTCGTGGTACGGCTCAAGGGCGGGGACCCGTTCCTCTACGGGCGCGGTTACGAGGAGGCGCAGGCATGCGCCGAGGCCGGTGTACCGTGCACCGTCGTTCCCGGCGTCTCCAGTGCGCTCGCCGTCCCGGCCCTCGCGGGAATTCCCGTGACCAACCGCGGGATGACGCACGAACTGACCGTGGTGTCCGGACACCTGCCGCCCGGACACCCGGGTTCCCTCATCGACTGGGACGCCCTCGCACGTATGCGCGGGACGCTCGTGGTGCTGATGGGGGTGAAGAACTCCCCGGCGATCGCCGAGTCACTCATGGCGGGGGGCCGCTCGCCCGGGACCCCGGCAGCGGTGGTGGTCGACGGGAGCCTCGACGGGCAGTCGACCCATCGATGCACCCTCGGAAGCCTGGCGGAGACCCTGGCGACCCACGACGTCAGACCCCCGGCCATCGTTGTGGTCGGCGCCGTCGCCGGGCTGCCGCAGTACATCACCGAAGGATGA
- the mqo gene encoding malate dehydrogenase (quinone), whose amino-acid sequence MTSDQVAKHGTTDVALIGAGTMSATLGALLRRLQPDWDIQVFERLEGPALESSDAWNNAGTGHSALCELNYSPKTADGDVDITKAVSVNEKFQVSRQFWSYAVENTILGDPTEWIRPVPHMSFVAGKDGQDYLRKRYDKLAGHPLFPGMGHTTDFSELEQLVPLMARGRSPEQPFALSHFSNGTDVNFGALTRQLIKYLTRTGAEVHYQNQVKNLERNSDGSWRLTVTNRHTGDERTVDAKFVFVGAGGGALHLLQKSGIPEIKGIGGFPVGGQWLRCTNPELIKQHQAKVYSQASVGAPPMSVPHLDTRVIDGKKGLLFGPFAGWTPKFLKMGSFLDLPSSIRAGNLLPMANIGLTEMSLVKYLITELAKNHGARVDALRDFVPSAQDGEWEKVIAGQRVQVIKPNGRGGTLEFGTAVVNAADGSIAGLLGASPGASTAVDAMVDVLKRCFPSRFADWTPALEEMIPSLGRDLSGEPTLFTEQFERSTRTLKLDQKA is encoded by the coding sequence GTGACTTCAGACCAGGTGGCAAAGCACGGAACGACGGATGTGGCGCTCATCGGCGCGGGCACCATGAGCGCGACTCTGGGTGCACTGCTCCGGCGGCTCCAGCCGGACTGGGACATCCAGGTCTTCGAACGGCTCGAGGGGCCTGCACTGGAGTCGTCCGACGCCTGGAACAACGCCGGCACGGGCCATTCCGCACTCTGCGAGCTGAACTACTCGCCCAAGACCGCGGACGGCGACGTGGACATCACGAAGGCCGTCAGCGTCAACGAGAAGTTCCAGGTCTCGCGCCAGTTCTGGTCCTACGCCGTCGAGAACACCATCCTCGGTGACCCCACAGAGTGGATCCGACCCGTCCCGCACATGAGCTTCGTGGCGGGCAAGGACGGTCAGGACTACCTCCGGAAGCGGTACGACAAACTCGCCGGGCACCCCCTCTTCCCGGGGATGGGGCACACCACCGACTTCTCCGAGCTGGAACAACTGGTCCCCCTCATGGCCCGCGGGCGCTCTCCCGAGCAGCCGTTCGCCCTGAGCCACTTCTCCAACGGCACCGACGTCAACTTCGGCGCGCTCACCCGCCAGCTCATCAAGTACCTCACGCGCACCGGAGCCGAGGTGCACTACCAGAACCAGGTCAAGAACCTCGAGCGCAACAGCGACGGCAGCTGGCGACTGACCGTCACCAACCGCCACACCGGTGACGAGCGCACTGTCGACGCCAAGTTCGTGTTCGTCGGTGCGGGCGGCGGCGCCCTCCACCTGCTGCAGAAGTCCGGCATCCCCGAGATCAAGGGCATCGGCGGCTTCCCGGTGGGCGGCCAGTGGTTGCGCTGCACCAACCCGGAGCTCATCAAACAGCACCAGGCGAAGGTGTACAGCCAGGCCTCCGTGGGCGCGCCGCCGATGTCCGTGCCGCATCTGGACACCCGGGTCATCGACGGCAAGAAGGGGCTGTTGTTCGGCCCCTTCGCCGGCTGGACCCCCAAGTTCCTCAAGATGGGCAGCTTCCTCGACCTGCCGTCCAGCATCCGCGCCGGCAACCTGCTGCCCATGGCCAACATCGGGCTCACCGAGATGAGCCTGGTCAAGTACCTCATCACCGAGCTCGCCAAGAACCACGGCGCCCGGGTCGACGCACTGCGCGATTTCGTGCCGTCGGCACAGGACGGGGAGTGGGAGAAGGTCATCGCCGGCCAGCGTGTCCAGGTGATCAAGCCCAACGGCCGGGGCGGCACCCTGGAGTTCGGCACCGCCGTCGTGAACGCAGCTGACGGGTCCATCGCGGGTCTGCTCGGCGCCTCCCCGGGCGCCTCCACCGCGGTCGACGCCATGGTCGATGTGCTCAAGCGGTGCTTCCCGAGCCGGTTCGCCGACTGGACCCCCGCCCTCGAGGAGATGATCCCCTCGCTCGGCCGCGACCTGTCCGGGGAGCCGACCCTGTTCACCGAGCAGTTCGAGCGCTCGACCCGCACCCTCAAGCTCGACCAGAAGGCCTGA
- a CDS encoding LLM class flavin-dependent oxidoreductase: MDHPDSAVRSASDALIQSVELAEAAEDLGLDGAYFRVHHFARQLGTPAPLLAAVGARTNRIDIGTGVVDMRYTNPLGFAEDVAAADLISGGRVQLGVSRGSPEQVIDGWRYFGFEPGDGATDADMARRHTEVFLRAVEGVGFAEPNPRPMFPNPPGLLRLEPYSEGLRERIWWGAASDATARWAAEKGMHLMSSTLKADESGEPLHVQQRRQIEAFRDEWSAHDHGFEPRVSVSRSIVAITSDTDRRYFLGGGDRGDQFGQIEPGLRAVFGRSYAAEPDRLVEQLREDEAISAADTVLITVPTQLGVDYNAHLLESILTHVAPELGWR; the protein is encoded by the coding sequence ATGGACCACCCGGACTCCGCGGTGCGCTCCGCCTCCGACGCACTGATCCAGAGCGTCGAGCTCGCCGAGGCCGCCGAGGACCTCGGACTGGACGGCGCCTACTTCAGGGTTCACCACTTCGCGCGCCAGCTCGGTACGCCCGCGCCTCTCCTGGCGGCCGTCGGCGCCCGGACGAACCGGATCGACATCGGTACCGGGGTGGTGGACATGCGTTATACCAACCCCCTGGGCTTCGCCGAGGATGTCGCCGCCGCCGACCTCATCTCCGGTGGGCGGGTCCAACTGGGCGTGTCCCGGGGTTCTCCCGAGCAGGTGATCGACGGGTGGCGATACTTCGGATTCGAACCCGGAGACGGTGCCACCGACGCGGACATGGCGCGCCGGCATACCGAGGTATTCCTCCGGGCGGTGGAGGGGGTCGGGTTCGCTGAACCCAACCCACGGCCGATGTTCCCCAACCCTCCGGGTCTGCTGCGGCTCGAGCCGTACTCGGAGGGGCTGCGGGAGCGCATCTGGTGGGGCGCCGCGTCCGACGCGACCGCACGATGGGCGGCGGAGAAGGGCATGCACCTCATGTCGTCCACCTTGAAGGCCGACGAGTCCGGAGAACCACTGCACGTACAGCAGCGCCGTCAGATCGAGGCGTTCCGCGACGAGTGGTCCGCCCACGATCACGGCTTCGAACCGCGGGTGTCGGTATCCCGGTCGATCGTCGCCATCACCTCGGACACCGACCGGCGGTACTTCCTCGGGGGCGGTGACCGTGGTGACCAGTTCGGTCAGATCGAACCCGGTCTCCGGGCGGTCTTCGGACGGTCCTACGCCGCGGAGCCGGACCGGCTGGTGGAGCAACTCCGTGAGGACGAGGCGATCAGCGCTGCGGACACAGTGCTCATCACCGTGCCGACCCAGCTGGGGGTCGACTACAACGCGCACCTGTTGGAGTCGATCCTCACCCACGTGGCCCCGGAGCTCGGCTGGCGATGA
- a CDS encoding NAD(P)/FAD-dependent oxidoreductase, which yields MIETPRGPVDQIDLLVVGAGFGGIAMADRLLREGRGRDFLVVEAAESVGGTWRDNTYPGCACDVPTALYSLSRHAHPGWSHSFGRQPEIRAYLESVTDRIGLRDRLVTSCEVTAATWDAEMAHWVVDTSRGRIRAGHLVLASGALSAPSVPRLPGLESFEGDVFHSARWRHDIPLEGRRVAVVGTGASAVQFVPEIAGAAEHVTVFQRTPGWILPRLDRSISDRRQKLYRRFPLLQRLVRGRIYLGRELYVVVFTRAQFLLRFFEWFARFYLFLKVRDRRMRRALTPDFSIGCKRVLLTSHWLPALTRPDVSLVSGAASSLTPRGLVADDGTEHPADVIIFGTGFQPTEPPISRVVTGADGRTLAQHWDGSPRAHNGITVAGFPNMFLLYGPNTNLGHSSIVYMLESQADHVLRLLDLAGSAGRRTIEVRPEVQESYAARMDRQLAHTVWNQGGCSSWYIDSSGRNSLQWPTFTFRYREQVRTVEPEDFVLT from the coding sequence ATGATCGAGACCCCCCGTGGACCCGTGGACCAGATCGACCTGTTGGTGGTGGGTGCCGGCTTCGGCGGCATCGCCATGGCCGACCGCCTCCTCAGGGAGGGGCGTGGTCGCGACTTCCTCGTCGTGGAGGCCGCCGAGTCGGTGGGGGGTACCTGGCGCGACAACACGTACCCGGGTTGTGCCTGCGACGTCCCCACCGCGCTGTATTCGCTGTCCCGGCACGCTCACCCGGGCTGGTCCCATTCGTTCGGCAGGCAGCCGGAGATCCGGGCGTACCTGGAATCGGTGACGGACCGAATCGGTCTCCGCGACAGGCTCGTGACCTCGTGTGAGGTGACCGCGGCGACGTGGGACGCGGAGATGGCGCACTGGGTGGTCGACACCAGCCGCGGACGGATCAGAGCCGGACACCTCGTGCTGGCCTCGGGAGCGCTGTCCGCCCCCTCTGTTCCGCGCCTACCCGGACTGGAGTCCTTCGAGGGCGACGTGTTCCATTCGGCGCGGTGGCGCCACGATATCCCGCTCGAGGGCCGGAGGGTCGCGGTCGTCGGGACGGGGGCCTCCGCGGTCCAGTTCGTTCCGGAGATCGCCGGCGCCGCCGAACACGTCACCGTCTTCCAACGGACCCCGGGATGGATCCTGCCCCGTCTGGACCGGTCGATCTCGGACCGACGTCAGAAGCTCTACCGTCGCTTCCCGCTCCTGCAGCGGCTCGTCCGCGGGCGGATCTACCTGGGACGGGAGCTCTACGTCGTGGTGTTCACCCGGGCCCAGTTCCTCCTGCGCTTCTTCGAGTGGTTCGCGAGGTTCTACCTGTTCCTCAAGGTGCGGGACCGCAGGATGCGGAGGGCACTCACCCCCGATTTCTCCATCGGGTGCAAGCGAGTGCTGCTCACCAGTCACTGGCTGCCCGCGCTCACCCGGCCCGATGTCTCGCTGGTGTCCGGTGCGGCGTCGTCCCTCACCCCCCGTGGGCTCGTGGCGGACGACGGCACCGAGCACCCGGCGGACGTCATCATCTTCGGCACCGGATTCCAGCCGACCGAGCCGCCGATCTCCCGCGTGGTCACCGGGGCGGACGGGCGGACCCTCGCGCAGCACTGGGACGGCAGCCCGCGGGCACACAACGGGATCACTGTCGCGGGGTTCCCCAACATGTTCCTGCTGTACGGGCCCAACACCAACCTGGGGCACTCATCGATCGTCTACATGCTCGAGTCCCAGGCCGATCACGTGCTGCGGCTCCTCGACCTCGCGGGGAGTGCGGGACGACGAACCATCGAGGTCCGTCCGGAGGTCCAGGAGTCCTATGCCGCGCGGATGGACCGCCAACTCGCGCACACCGTGTGGAACCAGGGCGGCTGCTCGAGCTGGTACATCGACTCCAGTGGACGGAACTCCCTGCAGTGGCCGACGTTCACGTTCCGGTACCGCGAGCAGGTCCGCACCGTCGAGCCCGAGGACTTCGTCCTCACGTGA
- the mtr gene encoding mycothione reductase → MTQTPSRHFDLVVIGTGSGNSLIDESFADKSVAICEKGTFGGTCLNVGCIPTKMFVYAADTATSVRHSSTYGIDSTLDGVRWPDIVSRVFDRRIDPIASSGEDYRRNRCDNVTVYDGHATFVGPRTIDTGTGEIITADSVVIAAGARPSIPDIVTEAGVAFHTSDDVMRIPELPKSMVIQGSGFIACEFAHVFSSLGVDVTVIGRSDVLLKHLDRELAERFTDAARGRWDVRLGQQIATMTATGEDRRGVEITFEDGSTCAGDALLVAIGRTPNGDLLGLGAAGVEMDGERVRVDEFGRTTAEGVWALGDVSSPYQLKHVANHEQRVLGHNLRHPEDLQPFHHSHVPYAVFSWPQIASVGMTEAEARAAGYDVTVKTQDYGDVAYGWAMEDSVGCCKLIADRATGLLLGAHLMGAHAPSLVQILIQAMEFGITVPDLARKQYWIHPAMAEVVENALLGLDFPDRGF, encoded by the coding sequence ATGACCCAGACCCCCTCCCGCCACTTCGACCTGGTCGTCATCGGCACGGGCAGCGGCAACTCGTTGATCGACGAGTCGTTCGCGGACAAGTCCGTGGCGATCTGCGAGAAGGGGACGTTCGGCGGAACCTGCCTCAACGTCGGTTGCATCCCCACGAAGATGTTCGTCTACGCCGCCGACACGGCCACCTCCGTCCGGCACTCGTCCACCTACGGCATCGACTCGACACTGGACGGGGTCCGCTGGCCGGACATCGTCTCGCGGGTCTTCGATCGACGCATCGACCCGATCGCGTCGAGCGGTGAGGACTACCGGCGCAACCGTTGTGACAACGTCACGGTGTACGACGGTCACGCGACGTTCGTCGGTCCGCGCACCATCGACACGGGTACCGGGGAGATCATCACCGCGGACTCGGTCGTGATCGCCGCAGGCGCACGCCCGTCGATTCCGGACATCGTCACCGAGGCGGGCGTCGCCTTCCACACCAGCGACGACGTCATGCGTATCCCCGAACTGCCGAAGTCGATGGTCATCCAGGGCTCCGGGTTCATCGCCTGCGAGTTCGCGCACGTGTTCTCCTCCCTCGGCGTCGACGTCACCGTCATCGGCCGCTCGGACGTGCTGCTCAAGCATCTCGACCGCGAGCTGGCCGAGCGGTTCACCGACGCCGCCCGGGGACGGTGGGACGTCCGCCTCGGGCAGCAGATCGCCACGATGACCGCGACGGGTGAGGATCGCCGGGGCGTGGAGATCACCTTCGAGGACGGGTCGACGTGCGCCGGCGACGCGCTCCTCGTGGCGATCGGCCGGACGCCCAACGGCGACCTGCTGGGGTTGGGTGCGGCCGGGGTCGAGATGGACGGCGAGAGGGTACGAGTGGACGAGTTCGGCCGTACCACGGCGGAGGGCGTCTGGGCGCTGGGCGACGTGAGCTCGCCGTACCAGCTCAAGCACGTCGCCAACCACGAACAGCGGGTGCTGGGGCACAACCTTCGCCACCCGGAGGACCTGCAGCCGTTCCACCACAGTCACGTCCCGTACGCCGTGTTCAGCTGGCCACAGATCGCCTCGGTCGGCATGACGGAGGCCGAGGCCCGCGCAGCCGGATACGACGTGACCGTCAAGACCCAGGACTACGGCGACGTGGCGTACGGCTGGGCGATGGAGGACTCGGTCGGGTGCTGCAAGCTCATCGCGGACCGCGCCACCGGGCTGCTGCTGGGCGCCCACCTCATGGGCGCCCACGCCCCGTCCCTCGTGCAGATCCTCATCCAGGCGATGGAATTCGGGATCACCGTTCCCGACCTCGCACGCAAGCAGTACTGGATCCACCCGGCGATGGCCGAGGTGGTCGAGAACGCATTGCTGGGTCTGGACTTCCCAGATCGCGGGTTCTGA